One window of the Natronomonas marina genome contains the following:
- a CDS encoding CoxG family protein, with protein sequence MTVRVERVFELPAPPEEVWAFIADPEKRARPISVVVDFETTGERTAVWHVELPVPRVDRTIAIETEDVEVDEPRHVKFVGRSRAMNVQGEHTLEPTAEGTRLTNRFVVDGRLPGVETYFKRKLDGELANLEAAVREDIES encoded by the coding sequence ATGACCGTTCGCGTCGAGCGGGTGTTCGAGCTTCCCGCCCCGCCGGAGGAGGTCTGGGCGTTCATCGCCGACCCCGAGAAACGCGCCCGCCCGATAAGCGTCGTCGTCGACTTCGAGACGACCGGCGAGCGGACCGCCGTCTGGCACGTTGAACTTCCCGTCCCCCGGGTCGACCGGACCATCGCCATCGAGACGGAGGACGTCGAGGTCGACGAGCCGCGACACGTCAAGTTCGTCGGCCGCTCGCGGGCGATGAACGTCCAGGGCGAGCACACCCTCGAACCGACCGCCGAGGGGACCCGGCTAACCAACCGGTTCGTCGTCGACGGCCGTCTCCCCGGCGTCGAGACGTACTTCAAACGGAAGCTCGACGGCGAACTCGCCAACCTCGAGGCCGCGGTCCGGGAGGACATCGAGTCGTGA
- a CDS encoding DUF7123 family protein — protein MSELSEEDERILSYLRNRAAGGKRYFRSKGIAEAIGLTAKQVGSRLPRLDEHSEDVDIEKWSRARSTTWRVTPE, from the coding sequence ATGAGCGAACTGAGCGAGGAGGACGAACGGATTCTCTCGTACCTGCGGAACCGTGCGGCGGGGGGCAAGCGGTACTTCCGGTCGAAGGGAATCGCCGAGGCCATCGGCCTGACCGCGAAACAGGTCGGCTCCCGTCTCCCTCGTCTCGACGAACACTCCGAGGACGTCGACATCGAGAAGTGGTCCCGGGCCCGCTCGACGACGTGGCGAGTCACGCCCGAGTAG